In Deinococcus sonorensis KR-87, a single window of DNA contains:
- a CDS encoding VOC family protein translates to MDLSIHQSFLPHSDPDASIRFYRDLLGFEIRNDVRYGGMSWLTLGPVGQPGTSIVLEPPAPAGAGITDEERRVIEDMMAKGTYARVILATADLDATFERIQAGAAEVVQEPTEHPYGVRDCAFRDPAGNLIRIQERR, encoded by the coding sequence ATGGACCTGAGCATTCACCAGAGCTTCCTGCCGCACAGCGACCCGGACGCCTCCATCCGCTTCTACCGTGACCTGCTGGGCTTTGAGATCCGCAACGACGTCCGCTATGGCGGCATGAGCTGGCTCACCCTCGGCCCGGTTGGTCAGCCGGGCACGTCCATCGTGCTGGAGCCGCCGGCCCCGGCGGGGGCGGGCATCACGGACGAGGAGCGGCGGGTGATTGAGGACATGATGGCCAAGGGAACCTACGCCCGCGTCATTCTGGCCACCGCTGACCTGGATGCCACCTTCGAGCGGATCCAGGCCGGTGCGGCTGAGGTGGTGCAGGAGCCGACCGAGCACCCGTACGGGGTGCGTGACTGCGCGTTCCGCGATCCTGCCGGGAACCTGATCCGCATCCAGGAGCGGCGTTAG
- a CDS encoding iron chaperone, producing the protein MQERAVERRAAGRRGDPLDPDRAVLDKIAGMQGDDRLIAERLHAIIRATAPGLVPKLWYGMPAYARDGKVVCFFQSAQKFKTRYATLGFSDQARLDHGLMWPTSFALIDMTPEVEAQVAALVKRSRA; encoded by the coding sequence ATGCAGGAGCGCGCCGTGGAGCGAAGAGCCGCCGGGCGCCGCGGCGACCCTCTGGACCCGGACCGCGCCGTGCTCGACAAGATTGCGGGCATGCAGGGGGACGACCGGCTGATCGCTGAGCGGCTGCACGCCATCATCCGGGCCACCGCGCCGGGACTGGTGCCGAAGCTCTGGTACGGCATGCCCGCCTATGCCCGTGACGGCAAGGTCGTGTGCTTCTTCCAGAGCGCGCAGAAATTCAAGACGAGATACGCCACGCTGGGGTTCAGCGACCAGGCACGTCTCGATCACGGGCTGATGTGGCCAACTTCCTTTGCCCTGATCGACATGACGCCTGAGGTCGAAGCGCAGGTGGCGGCGCTCGTCAAGCGGTCGAGGGCCTAA
- a CDS encoding TetR/AcrR family transcriptional regulator, producing the protein MTIRAPGRPRNAAHSDRAKTAALELLAEEGYAAINMETIAQRTGIARQTLYRRWPHKRALILDAFADQADQLPDLPDTGDLETDLKTLLRATTAKFNSPCGSTNRAFVAEGLQDPAVMTDLWGRHFSKRRRQVATLLQRARARGERLALDDDTLTDLLLGPLWYRLLMQHAPLDNAFADAVAADIARRARMT; encoded by the coding sequence ATGACCATCCGCGCCCCCGGACGACCCCGCAACGCGGCGCACTCCGACCGAGCAAAAACCGCCGCGCTCGAGCTGCTCGCGGAGGAGGGCTACGCCGCCATCAACATGGAAACCATCGCCCAGCGCACCGGCATCGCCCGCCAGACCCTCTACCGCCGCTGGCCGCACAAACGCGCCCTGATCCTCGACGCCTTCGCAGATCAGGCGGATCAGCTGCCGGACCTGCCCGACACCGGCGACCTCGAAACGGACCTGAAGACGCTGCTGCGCGCCACCACTGCAAAATTCAACAGCCCCTGCGGTTCCACCAATCGCGCCTTCGTCGCCGAAGGGTTGCAGGACCCGGCAGTGATGACCGACCTTTGGGGGCGGCACTTCAGCAAACGCCGCCGGCAGGTCGCAACCCTTCTGCAGCGCGCCCGCGCCCGCGGCGAGCGGCTGGCGCTGGACGACGACACCCTGACGGATTTGCTGCTCGGCCCGCTCTGGTACCGCCTGCTGATGCAGCACGCGCCGCTCGACAACGCGTTCGCGGATGCGGTCGCCGCCGACATCGCCCGCCGCGCCCGGATGACCTGA
- a CDS encoding MFS transporter: protein MKQDVAKPQPRSPLPALLALALAYFTLGTASLSVVALARPISASLHVTAAQTGQLVTAFSLTFAVTALLAQSVAGHLQRKHLLLAGLTLLTLGLALGAAATSFTALLLTRMLAAIGASVLGPVASATGSLLVPPAEQPRALAIVFGGFTFASVLGVPFAALLSPALGWRGTLLVLAGLAVGAALLVWRLVPHVERGTRITVTTYLSTLQAPRVTPALLTTMLQIGSIFLPYAVIGAYLSARFASSPAWITGTLLAFGIGGVLGNAASGPLSRRLQPLGVLQLSLAASLLVAAALLFVPHVPVLGLLAFFIWSIFGNMFQAPQQARLIGLLPERRGLMLALNAAVLYFGIGLGSWAGSLLLPTLGAPLLALPPVLLLAGALLLTPRPRPVNAVKAPAAGA, encoded by the coding sequence ATGAAACAGGATGTCGCGAAACCTCAGCCGCGGTCGCCCCTCCCCGCGTTGCTGGCCCTGGCGCTGGCGTACTTCACGCTCGGGACCGCCTCGCTGTCGGTGGTGGCGCTCGCCCGGCCGATCAGTGCGTCCCTGCACGTCACGGCCGCCCAGACGGGCCAGCTGGTCACCGCCTTCTCCCTCACCTTCGCGGTCACCGCGCTGCTCGCCCAGAGCGTCGCGGGGCACCTGCAGCGCAAACACCTGCTGCTCGCCGGGCTCACGCTGCTGACCCTCGGGCTGGCCTTGGGCGCTGCCGCCACCAGCTTCACCGCGCTGCTGCTCACCCGCATGCTCGCCGCCATCGGCGCCAGCGTCCTCGGGCCCGTCGCGTCGGCCACCGGCAGCCTGCTGGTCCCCCCGGCGGAGCAGCCGCGCGCGCTCGCCATCGTCTTCGGCGGCTTCACCTTCGCCTCGGTGCTGGGCGTGCCGTTCGCCGCGCTGCTCTCCCCCGCCCTCGGCTGGCGCGGGACGCTGCTGGTCCTCGCGGGGCTGGCGGTCGGCGCCGCGCTGCTGGTGTGGCGGCTGGTCCCGCATGTGGAACGCGGCACCCGCATCACCGTGACCACGTACCTCAGCACCCTTCAGGCGCCGCGGGTAACACCGGCGCTGCTGACCACCATGCTGCAGATCGGTTCGATTTTCCTGCCGTACGCGGTGATCGGCGCGTACCTCAGCGCCCGCTTTGCCAGCAGCCCAGCGTGGATCACCGGCACCCTCCTCGCCTTCGGCATCGGCGGCGTCCTCGGCAACGCGGCCAGCGGCCCGCTCAGCCGGCGCCTCCAGCCGCTCGGCGTGCTGCAGCTCAGCCTCGCGGCCAGCCTGCTGGTCGCCGCGGCACTGCTGTTCGTTCCGCACGTCCCGGTCCTTGGCCTGCTTGCCTTTTTTATCTGGTCCATCTTCGGGAACATGTTCCAGGCGCCGCAGCAGGCGCGCCTGATCGGGCTGCTCCCGGAGCGGCGCGGCCTGATGCTGGCCCTGAACGCCGCCGTGCTGTATTTCGGCATCGGCCTCGGCAGCTGGGCGGGCAGCCTGCTGCTGCCCACCCTCGGCGCGCCGCTCCTGGCGTTGCCTCCGGTCCTGCTGCTCGCGGGCGCCCTGCTGCTCACCCCGCGCCCCCGACCGGTCAACGCCGTCAAGGCGCCGGCGGCCGGCGCCTGA
- a CDS encoding ATP-binding protein — MPLSRPPRLERSLRGLQGRERELGVCAALLQRRDVRLVTLTGMGGVGKTRLAVRLAHDLQDAFADGACLVSLAAVTQAELVPQAVAAALGVGGEQLAVEAVFAALRSARMLLVLDNLEHLLDAAGFVAELLLEAPGVCILATSRAPLQLSGEHEVTLGPLGLPEASDLASDIALRSVPAVALFVERASEVRPQLTWDLEALQRVARIVTRLGGWPLSLELAAARLRLFSLDALGRALEAPLEVLTRGPRDLPARQQSLRATLDWSYGLLRPEEQRLLAWLAVFPGTFTPEEVGAALGAVGRLDVLAALVEHGWVGRAAQDGGLSLLEPVREYALEKLKEADALDAAREAHARFYLTRLEAQFAAGSPRADRARYLTWVTATYPHLRSALSWAIASGTTALALRLERGLYQFWMAGNGLVDEGRVWAETLLLHVQDSDQATRAHLHNVIGHLALMQGEPLSAALHHERALALARALGNPVLEANTMLLLAQARQFSGPDLSQTEALIREARARYTTLEDRSGQQGATMSLVMVLHAQGRDAEALQCVDTLAPEVHPGHTPLLRVQVLVWSAWLRIRLGQTAEAPALLADARRVAEGLPSPVARSSVERVYGEWALATGQPGDAQAHFTRALEEARRASVPGVLASITEALGRAAEALGDPEGAAALYRQVVERDAGRVAPQVAEAASAALARLSQATGRQGSAPQHPARTTPLTDLTARETEVLALVARGDTNGQIAAALGITLPTVNAHLRTIFSKLGVASRVLATRVALERGLIRQD; from the coding sequence ATGCCCCTGAGCCGACCCCCACGGCTGGAGCGATCACTCCGTGGGCTCCAGGGGCGCGAGCGGGAGCTCGGCGTGTGTGCTGCCCTGCTGCAGCGCCGCGACGTGCGCCTAGTGACCCTCACCGGCATGGGTGGCGTGGGCAAGACCCGGCTCGCGGTCCGGCTCGCCCACGACCTGCAGGACGCCTTTGCGGACGGCGCCTGCCTGGTGTCCCTGGCCGCCGTCACGCAGGCGGAACTGGTGCCGCAGGCGGTCGCCGCCGCGCTCGGGGTGGGCGGCGAACAGCTGGCGGTGGAGGCGGTGTTCGCCGCCCTGAGGTCCGCCCGCATGCTGCTGGTGCTGGACAACCTCGAACACCTGCTGGACGCCGCAGGATTTGTGGCTGAGCTGCTGCTGGAGGCGCCGGGCGTCTGCATCCTCGCGACCAGCCGCGCGCCGCTGCAGCTGAGCGGCGAGCACGAGGTGACGCTCGGGCCGCTGGGGCTGCCGGAGGCGAGCGACCTCGCGTCCGACATCGCCCTGCGCTCGGTCCCCGCCGTGGCGCTGTTCGTGGAGCGCGCCTCGGAGGTGCGGCCACAGCTGACCTGGGACCTGGAGGCCCTGCAGCGGGTGGCCCGGATCGTGACGCGGCTGGGCGGCTGGCCGCTGAGCCTCGAGCTCGCGGCGGCCCGCCTGCGCCTGTTCTCGCTGGACGCCCTCGGCCGCGCCCTGGAGGCGCCTCTGGAGGTGCTGACCCGGGGGCCCCGCGACCTGCCGGCCCGGCAGCAATCGCTGCGCGCCACGCTGGACTGGAGTTACGGCCTGCTCCGCCCGGAGGAGCAGCGGTTGCTGGCGTGGCTGGCGGTGTTTCCCGGCACCTTCACGCCGGAGGAGGTGGGGGCCGCGCTCGGCGCGGTGGGGCGGCTGGATGTGCTGGCGGCCCTGGTCGAGCACGGCTGGGTGGGGCGCGCGGCTCAGGATGGCGGCCTCTCCCTGCTGGAACCGGTGCGCGAGTACGCGCTGGAGAAGCTCAAGGAGGCTGACGCGCTCGACGCGGCCCGGGAGGCGCACGCGCGGTTCTACCTGACCCGGCTGGAAGCGCAGTTCGCGGCCGGGTCCCCGCGGGCCGACCGGGCCCGGTACCTCACCTGGGTCACCGCAACCTACCCGCATTTGCGCTCGGCGCTCAGCTGGGCGATCGCGAGCGGAACCACGGCGCTGGCCCTGCGGCTGGAACGCGGCCTGTATCAGTTCTGGATGGCGGGCAACGGGCTGGTGGACGAGGGCCGGGTCTGGGCCGAGACCCTGCTGCTGCACGTGCAGGACAGCGACCAGGCGACGCGGGCGCACCTGCACAACGTCATCGGGCACCTGGCATTGATGCAGGGAGAGCCGCTCAGCGCCGCGCTGCACCATGAGCGTGCGCTGGCGCTGGCCCGGGCGCTGGGCAACCCGGTGCTGGAAGCGAACACCATGCTGCTGCTCGCCCAGGCGCGCCAGTTCAGCGGTCCGGACCTCTCGCAGACGGAGGCCCTCATCCGTGAGGCGCGGGCCCGGTACACGACGCTGGAGGACCGTTCCGGGCAGCAGGGCGCTACCATGAGCCTGGTGATGGTCCTGCACGCGCAGGGCCGGGACGCGGAGGCCCTGCAGTGTGTGGACACGCTGGCGCCGGAGGTGCATCCGGGCCACACGCCCCTGCTGCGTGTGCAGGTGCTGGTGTGGAGCGCGTGGCTGCGGATCCGGCTCGGCCAGACCGCGGAGGCCCCCGCGTTGCTGGCGGACGCCCGCCGGGTGGCCGAAGGGCTCCCGTCCCCCGTGGCGCGCTCGTCGGTGGAGCGGGTGTACGGAGAGTGGGCGCTCGCCACCGGACAGCCGGGGGACGCGCAGGCGCACTTCACGCGGGCACTCGAAGAGGCGCGGCGCGCCAGCGTCCCCGGCGTGCTCGCGTCAATCACCGAGGCGCTGGGGCGGGCGGCAGAAGCCCTGGGGGACCCTGAGGGCGCGGCTGCGCTGTACCGTCAGGTGGTGGAGCGGGACGCCGGCCGGGTGGCGCCGCAGGTCGCCGAGGCCGCGAGCGCGGCCCTCGCACGGTTGTCCCAGGCGACCGGGCGTCAGGGAAGCGCGCCGCAGCATCCGGCCCGGACCACGCCGCTCACCGACCTGACCGCCCGCGAGACGGAGGTGCTGGCGCTGGTGGCACGCGGGGACACCAACGGCCAGATTGCGGCGGCGCTCGGCATCACGCTGCCCACCGTGAACGCCCATCTGCGCACCATCTTTTCCAAACTCGGCGTGGCCAGCCGGGTGCTGGCCACGCGGGTCGCGTTGGAGCGAGGGCTGATCCGGCAGGACTGA
- a CDS encoding YdeI/OmpD-associated family protein: protein MGGATQGRQATEHHAFETIEQLEAWLSENHAAKTELWVRIFKKGSGTPTVTWDDCVVAALAWGWIDGQRNALDEVSFVQRLTPRRPKSSWSTRNCDLADRLIAEGRMQPPGLAHVQAAREDGRWAQAYSGAADMVIPEDFLAALHLNEVAEQRFATLKRTALYRIYYRLQTARRPETRRKRILEMVAQLERGETIR, encoded by the coding sequence ATGGGCGGGGCGACTCAGGGCAGGCAGGCCACTGAACATCACGCGTTCGAGACCATCGAACAGCTGGAGGCGTGGCTGAGCGAGAACCATGCGGCGAAGACGGAACTGTGGGTGCGCATCTTCAAGAAAGGCTCGGGCACCCCGACGGTCACCTGGGACGACTGTGTGGTCGCGGCGCTCGCCTGGGGCTGGATCGACGGTCAACGCAATGCGCTCGACGAGGTCTCGTTTGTCCAGCGCCTGACACCTCGTCGGCCCAAATCCAGCTGGTCGACCCGCAACTGTGACCTCGCCGACCGGCTGATCGCTGAAGGGCGCATGCAGCCGCCCGGCCTGGCACACGTCCAGGCAGCGCGCGAAGATGGGCGCTGGGCGCAGGCGTACTCGGGGGCGGCCGACATGGTCATCCCGGAGGATTTCCTCGCAGCACTGCACCTGAACGAGGTGGCGGAGCAGCGCTTCGCCACGCTGAAGCGCACGGCCCTCTACCGGATCTATTACCGTCTTCAGACCGCCAGACGCCCCGAAACCCGGAGGAAGCGAATCCTGGAGATGGTGGCGCAACTTGAACGCGGCGAGACCATCCGCTGA
- a CDS encoding aldo/keto reductase yields MVRALGGSLRRLKTDDIDLSWLHVWDMVTPVEEVLQTLGELVRAGSIRYFGFSNTPAWYTTKAVTLAQVHHVPGPVAMQLEYSLVARTPELEHVAAARDGGLRIVPRSPLAAGFLAGTYTRTGEGVRGHGRLSGPNPFDDTKFTGRNWTILDARRVVADQVGHSPTQVALAWLAARPGVSSILVGASRAGQLQDSLASLTLTLSSDQLRTLDRVSGAAPVHPESMFSERLRRAVFGGSDVNGWP; encoded by the coding sequence ATCGTTCGGGCGCTTGGAGGCTCACTTCGCCGGCTGAAGACGGACGACATCGACCTCTCCTGGCTGCACGTCTGGGACATGGTCACGCCGGTCGAGGAGGTCCTGCAGACGCTCGGCGAGCTGGTGCGGGCCGGAAGCATCCGCTACTTCGGCTTCTCGAACACGCCCGCCTGGTACACCACCAAGGCCGTCACCCTCGCCCAGGTCCACCACGTGCCGGGGCCCGTCGCCATGCAGCTGGAATACTCGCTGGTCGCGCGCACACCGGAACTGGAGCACGTGGCCGCCGCCCGGGACGGCGGCCTGCGCATCGTCCCCAGGAGTCCCCTGGCCGCTGGATTTCTGGCCGGAACGTACACCCGGACGGGTGAGGGCGTCCGCGGTCACGGCCGGCTCAGCGGCCCGAATCCCTTCGATGACACCAAATTCACCGGACGCAACTGGACAATCCTCGACGCGCGCCGGGTCGTGGCCGATCAGGTCGGCCATTCCCCCACCCAGGTGGCGCTCGCCTGGCTCGCCGCCCGGCCCGGCGTCAGCTCCATTCTGGTTGGAGCCAGCCGTGCCGGACAGCTTCAGGACAGCCTGGCGTCGCTGACGCTCACGTTGAGCAGCGATCAGCTGCGGACGCTGGACCGGGTCAGTGGCGCTGCTCCGGTCCACCCGGAGAGCATGTTCTCCGAACGCCTGAGACGCGCGGTGTTCGGGGGTTCAGACGTCAACGGCTGGCCGTGA
- a CDS encoding alpha-mannosidase, whose amino-acid sequence MTDPRSKDLTFTLLGHAHLDPVWLWDRQEGAEAVKATFRSALDRLGEHPDLVFGHTSAAQYAWMDLHPELLAEIRAAVQRGQWELLGGQWVEPDVNIPSGEALARQALLGQRFFERTFGQRSRVAFLPDTFGHPPTLPQILKLSGLDHFVFWRPHPHEVDLPSNLFWWEGPDGTRILSARVESYNSNPRDVVDTLQASIDWRPVDRPEWLVVYGVGNHGGGPTRKAIANLRALMVDPAWPTLQMGTAEGFFTRALQQGDLPVFSGPLQYTFRGCYTSHSGVKRLNRLGEHTLGAAEKWSTIATHYGRPYPGAALERAWQHLLFNQFHDIVCGTSIPRAYEDARDEQGEAVGTGKRTLHDAMQVIAHHIDTRSAADVQVEEVMRRVRTGPGNAVADMGDGVPLVVFNPSPWPRQEVIDVELNDWHVMDLQVLDDHQRPVVHQFAMGQAGPPRKRAAFLAEVPALGYRVYRVVDRPPHVPGVDARPLSATERVLENAWWRLELDPRTGALRSLRDKQLDRELLAGAGAQLLVIEDPSNPWGKGDAFRHLAGVFGEPHVQLLEAGPVRATLRVTTRWGHSTARQDLSIYRDSPAIHGHLQLDWHEDYRMVKLAFPFALEDTTATFSVPFGHVQRPAGGQEEPSQAWVDISGVLASSGKPTEANVHQLGDEGGSMARRHAGRVPYGAALLNDGKYGADVHGGEVRLSILRSPIYGGGDRPEQPRPVDQYLDQGVSETRWALLPHPGAWQDSGVVQAAQAFNEPLTFVREFAHAGPLPRTLSFLTIEPPDAVVLTALKQAEDSEDWIVRLYEPHGRTAHVQVSVPMLNVSLEAALTPHQIKTLRLRPDGTSREVNFLED is encoded by the coding sequence ATGACTGACCCTCGCAGCAAGGACCTGACCTTCACCCTGCTTGGCCACGCCCACCTCGATCCCGTCTGGCTGTGGGACCGCCAGGAGGGCGCCGAAGCCGTCAAGGCCACCTTTCGGAGTGCGCTGGACCGTCTGGGGGAGCACCCCGACCTGGTGTTCGGGCACACCTCCGCCGCGCAGTACGCCTGGATGGACCTGCATCCGGAGCTGCTGGCCGAAATCCGGGCCGCCGTTCAGCGTGGGCAGTGGGAGCTGCTGGGGGGACAGTGGGTCGAGCCGGACGTGAACATTCCTTCCGGTGAGGCCCTGGCCCGCCAGGCGCTGCTTGGGCAGCGGTTCTTCGAACGCACCTTCGGCCAGCGGTCCCGGGTGGCGTTCCTGCCCGACACCTTTGGGCACCCGCCCACCCTGCCGCAGATCCTCAAGCTGTCGGGGTTGGACCACTTCGTGTTCTGGCGACCCCACCCGCATGAGGTGGACCTGCCGTCCAACCTCTTCTGGTGGGAGGGCCCGGACGGCACCCGCATCCTGAGTGCCCGGGTGGAGTCCTACAACTCCAATCCACGCGACGTGGTGGACACCCTGCAGGCGTCCATCGACTGGCGCCCGGTCGACCGGCCCGAGTGGCTGGTGGTGTACGGCGTCGGCAACCACGGCGGCGGGCCCACCCGGAAGGCCATCGCCAACCTGCGCGCCCTGATGGTCGACCCCGCGTGGCCGACCCTGCAGATGGGCACCGCCGAGGGCTTCTTCACCCGGGCGCTTCAGCAGGGCGACCTCCCCGTGTTCAGCGGCCCGCTGCAGTACACCTTCCGCGGCTGCTACACCTCCCACAGCGGCGTCAAGCGCCTCAACCGGCTGGGCGAACACACGCTGGGGGCCGCGGAGAAATGGTCGACCATCGCCACCCACTATGGCCGCCCATACCCGGGCGCGGCCCTGGAGCGCGCGTGGCAGCACCTGCTCTTCAACCAGTTCCACGACATCGTCTGTGGAACCAGCATTCCCCGGGCGTACGAGGATGCCCGCGACGAGCAGGGGGAGGCGGTCGGCACCGGGAAGCGGACGCTTCACGACGCGATGCAGGTGATCGCCCACCACATCGACACGCGCAGCGCTGCCGACGTCCAGGTGGAGGAGGTGATGCGCCGCGTGCGCACCGGGCCGGGCAACGCGGTGGCCGACATGGGCGACGGCGTTCCGCTGGTGGTCTTCAACCCGAGTCCCTGGCCACGCCAGGAGGTCATCGACGTGGAACTGAACGACTGGCACGTCATGGACCTGCAGGTGCTGGACGACCACCAGCGGCCGGTGGTGCATCAGTTTGCGATGGGTCAGGCGGGACCACCCCGCAAGCGGGCCGCGTTCCTGGCCGAGGTGCCCGCGCTGGGGTACCGGGTGTACCGTGTGGTGGACCGGCCCCCACACGTGCCGGGGGTGGACGCCCGGCCGCTCAGCGCCACCGAGCGGGTGCTGGAGAACGCCTGGTGGCGTCTGGAGCTGGACCCGCGCACCGGGGCGCTGCGCAGCCTGCGCGACAAGCAGCTGGACCGCGAACTGCTCGCCGGCGCGGGCGCACAGCTGCTGGTGATCGAGGACCCCAGCAATCCCTGGGGCAAAGGGGATGCCTTCCGCCACCTGGCGGGCGTGTTCGGTGAGCCGCACGTCCAGCTGCTCGAGGCGGGCCCGGTCCGGGCGACGCTGCGCGTCACCACCCGCTGGGGACACTCGACCGCCCGACAGGACCTCTCGATCTACCGCGACAGCCCTGCCATCCACGGCCACCTGCAGCTCGACTGGCACGAGGACTACCGCATGGTGAAGCTCGCGTTTCCATTCGCGCTGGAGGACACCACCGCCACCTTCTCGGTGCCGTTCGGTCACGTGCAGCGGCCAGCCGGCGGGCAGGAGGAACCCTCGCAGGCGTGGGTGGACATCTCCGGCGTGCTGGCCAGCTCCGGGAAGCCCACCGAGGCCAACGTCCATCAGCTGGGGGACGAGGGGGGCTCCATGGCCCGGCGCCACGCCGGTCGGGTGCCGTACGGCGCCGCGCTGCTGAACGACGGCAAGTACGGCGCGGACGTGCACGGCGGGGAGGTGCGCCTCTCGATACTGCGCAGCCCGATTTACGGCGGGGGGGACCGCCCGGAGCAGCCCCGGCCGGTGGACCAGTACCTCGATCAGGGCGTCTCCGAGACGCGCTGGGCCCTGCTCCCGCACCCCGGCGCGTGGCAGGACAGCGGCGTGGTGCAGGCCGCACAGGCGTTCAACGAGCCGCTCACCTTCGTGCGGGAATTCGCGCACGCCGGCCCGTTACCGCGCACCCTGTCGTTCCTGACCATCGAGCCGCCTGACGCCGTGGTCCTCACCGCACTCAAGCAGGCGGAGGACAGCGAAGACTGGATCGTGCGCCTGTACGAACCGCACGGCCGCACGGCACACGTCCAGGTCAGCGTCCCGATGCTGAACGTGTCCCTGGAGGCCGCACTCACGCCCCATCAGATCAAGACCCTCCGCCTGCGTCCCGACGGCACGTCCCGGGAAGTCAATTTTCTGGAGGACTGA
- a CDS encoding ornithine cyclodeaminase family protein gives MAHRPLNLAVLDDDAIRALLGWPDVIALIDAAFAADARGQVSVLPVVGHSLNGGRYSIKSSHLRLGAGEDTLEVFGLKMGSYFPGNLERDLPTHSAAMLLGDPHTGQPSALLAANAITEYRTAAAGAVAARHLARGDAAVVALFGTGGQARAQLEALMTVRSVREVRIWSRSFARAERFAERLDLPGVTARAVQDGQHACDGADIVVTVTPAEQAIVQRAWIAPGTHINAMGSDAPGKQELDPELVAAATLVVDRRAQSAALGELQEPLARGLMREEDVHAELGELCAGQRPGRTSDQEITVFDSTGVSLQDTALAGHVVRLARQQQGLRTVSL, from the coding sequence ATGGCGCACCGGCCGCTGAACCTCGCCGTGCTGGACGACGACGCCATTCGCGCGCTGCTGGGCTGGCCGGACGTGATCGCGCTGATCGACGCGGCCTTCGCCGCCGACGCGCGGGGGCAGGTGAGCGTGCTGCCGGTGGTCGGCCACAGCCTGAACGGTGGCCGGTACAGCATCAAGTCCAGCCACCTGCGCCTCGGCGCGGGCGAGGACACCCTGGAAGTGTTCGGCCTGAAGATGGGCTCGTACTTTCCCGGGAACCTCGAACGGGACCTGCCGACCCACAGCGCGGCCATGCTGCTGGGCGACCCGCACACCGGGCAACCGTCGGCGCTGCTCGCCGCGAACGCGATCACCGAGTACCGCACCGCCGCTGCGGGCGCCGTCGCGGCCCGCCACCTCGCCCGCGGGGACGCCGCGGTCGTGGCCCTGTTCGGCACGGGCGGCCAGGCGCGCGCGCAGCTCGAAGCGCTCATGACCGTCCGGTCCGTGCGCGAGGTGCGGATCTGGTCCCGGTCCTTCGCGCGCGCCGAACGCTTCGCGGAGCGGCTGGACCTGCCGGGCGTCACGGCCCGGGCCGTTCAGGACGGGCAGCACGCCTGCGACGGCGCAGACATCGTCGTGACGGTCACGCCCGCCGAGCAGGCGATCGTCCAGCGGGCGTGGATCGCCCCCGGCACGCACATCAACGCCATGGGGTCCGACGCGCCGGGCAAACAGGAGCTTGATCCCGAACTGGTGGCCGCCGCGACGCTGGTCGTGGACCGCCGCGCGCAGAGTGCTGCCCTCGGGGAGCTGCAGGAGCCACTCGCACGCGGCCTGATGCGCGAGGAGGACGTGCACGCCGAGCTTGGCGAGCTCTGCGCCGGTCAGCGACCGGGCCGAACGTCCGATCAGGAGATCACGGTGTTCGACTCGACCGGCGTCTCACTCCAGGACACGGCCCTGGCCGGCCACGTGGTGCGCCTCGCGCGCCAGCAGCAGGGGCTCAGGACCGTCTCGCTGTAA
- a CDS encoding threonine ammonia-lyase yields the protein MHPTPELVSLDAIRTAHTRIRPHVVRTPLVPFPLEGVWLKPESLQPTGAFKLRGAFNALLGLTPEERARGVVAHSSGNHAQAVAYAAQQLGIPAVIVMPENAPRLKLHMTRAFGAEVVIVGPASEDRARTAEALGAERGLTPVPPYDDARIIAGAGTVGLEILEDLADVRTVLVPVSGGGLISGVAAAIKQQRPDVRIIGVEPEFAADARDSLRSGTLVTYTAEQVGQTLADGLRVQHLGTLNWAHIRAFVDDIVTVSETELRRAARESALRARLVTEPSGAVSVAAALYHREQLGETGPLVAVLSGGNLDPDLLVQLLTEDHA from the coding sequence ATGCACCCCACCCCCGAGCTGGTTTCGCTGGACGCCATTCGCACCGCCCATACCCGCATCCGCCCGCACGTGGTGCGCACGCCGCTGGTACCGTTCCCGCTGGAGGGCGTGTGGCTGAAGCCCGAAAGCCTCCAGCCGACGGGGGCCTTCAAGCTGCGCGGCGCGTTTAACGCCCTCCTCGGCCTCACGCCCGAGGAACGGGCGCGCGGTGTGGTGGCGCACTCCAGCGGCAATCATGCCCAGGCGGTGGCGTATGCGGCCCAGCAGCTGGGCATTCCCGCCGTGATCGTCATGCCCGAGAACGCGCCCCGCCTCAAGCTCCACATGACCCGCGCGTTCGGCGCCGAAGTCGTCATCGTCGGGCCCGCCAGCGAAGACCGTGCCCGCACCGCCGAAGCCCTCGGCGCCGAACGCGGCCTGACCCCCGTCCCGCCGTATGACGACGCGCGCATCATCGCCGGCGCCGGCACCGTCGGCCTTGAAATCCTCGAGGACCTGGCGGACGTCAGGACGGTGCTGGTGCCGGTCAGCGGCGGCGGGCTGATCTCCGGCGTGGCCGCCGCGATCAAGCAGCAGCGTCCCGACGTGCGGATCATCGGTGTGGAACCCGAGTTCGCCGCGGACGCCCGCGACAGCCTGCGGAGCGGCACCCTCGTCACGTACACCGCCGAGCAGGTCGGGCAGACCCTCGCGGACGGCCTGCGCGTCCAGCACCTCGGCACCCTCAACTGGGCGCACATCCGGGCCTTCGTGGACGACATCGTGACCGTCAGCGAGACTGAACTGCGCCGCGCCGCGCGTGAATCGGCGCTGCGCGCCCGCCTGGTCACGGAACCGAGCGGCGCGGTGAGCGTCGCCGCGGCGCTGTACCACCGCGAGCAGCTCGGCGAGACCGGCCCGCTGGTGGCGGTGCTGAGTGGCGGGAACCTCGACCCGGACCTGCTGGTGCAGCTGCTCACCGAGGACCACGCCTGA